The region CCGGCCATCCTGGCCATCAACCCGCAGATCACCAACCCCAACCTCATCTTCCCCGGCCAGGTCATCTGCGTCCCGGCCGCCGTGCCGCCCGCGGTGTGTCCACCGGGGTCCACCCTGTACACGGTCCAGCCCGGCGACACGCTCTTCTTCATCGCCCA is a window of Bacillota bacterium DNA encoding:
- a CDS encoding LysM peptidoglycan-binding domain-containing protein; protein product: MSQPLPPCPAGSTRYTVQPGDTLFFIAQRFGTTVPAILAINPQITNPNLIFPGQVICVPAAVPPAVCPPGSTLYTVQPGDTLFFIA